The DNA window AGTTTTGAATCATCTCTTCTTAGAATATGACTTTGCATCAGCTGATTGCTGGTCCGCACTACAGCTTAATAGCCAAGCACACGAGGAACCTTTGCAGTTGCTGGAGGAATTTAGATCATGCCTGAGGGTGCCTTTGTTCATGAAGATTTATTATCTTGATGAGGTGGAGTATTAGGATCACGAGAGATAATTTTATTTTCAAGTAAAAAATATCAACAGGGTTGCattgaagttttcaaatttgaatttacaTTTTTTATCCATATATGATATCATTGAATTTTTTTCTCAAATTTTAACCAACAATTTTTACTTACTGAATTAGCTAAGTAAAGTAAAATAAGTACCAATAGTTCTGTCATCAAAAGTACTAATATTAGGAAACATACTCTCTAATTGCTCATAAAATTGGTTCTCATGATTGGCATGTGAGTGCACTTATGTCTCTAATTGCTCATCTGGGAGCAGCATGTGAGTAACTGGATGCAGATGGGTCGCTGGGACAGGCATGCAGTATCTCTTGCGCTGGTACCTCGTGCTGCTTTTACGAGTAGTCTGTATTCTGTAGTCTGAAAGTGGTGAATAATTCACAAAAGAAAAGTAGATCAAAGAGTACGTAGCAACCCAGATTTTGACTTATTCCGATCCGAAATACCGATAACTCAGCGAACATGTCTCCCAGCATTTCTTTGAATTAATTTGTCTTGGACAGTTTTCGCTTCCTATCAACTGTCATCGCTTGCAACCAAAGCTACAATTAGTATTCTGCTGAAACCCACAAGCAACGATGACATGAACAGTCCAAAACGGGCTCCCGCGTTACTTTGCACGCAACAAACTCGCAGATCAAAGCAATGGCGAAAGTACAACTAAACAAACCTCTCAATCTCTCATCATGTGGTCATCATCACACAGAAAAGGATAGAAACAGAATGTGGCAGATTAAAAGAGCAAGACAAGAAGACCATAAGAACCCCGAGATCGATTCACACAAGTTAAAGCTGATCCGAGGTGTGGAGGGGACGGGAGAGATGATGCTTGGCAAGAGCTCCGCGGACCTGTTTCTTGTCCCCTCTGCGCTGGCGATCATGGTCGGCTACCAcctgctcctcctccaccgGATCATCCGGCGCCCGCACACCACCGTGATTGGCTACGAGAACCACAACAAGCTCGCCTGGGTTCAGCGCATGGCGCAGACGACCGAGCCAGAGGAGGCCGCGCTGGCGCTGAGCGTCATCTCCGACGGCGTCTCGGCGTCGACCACGCTGGCGTCGCTGTGCATCGCGCTGGCCTCGCTCATCGGCGCGTGGGTGAGCAGCAGCACGCCCGCGGCGGTCACGTCCGGCGGCAGCGGCACGAGCgacgcggcggcagcggcgaagTATGCCTGGCTCCTGGCCTGCTTCCTCGCGTCCTTCACCTGCTTCGTGCAGTCCGCGGGGTGCTACGTGCACGCCAGCTTCCTGATCAGCGCGCTGGGCTCCGACGCGCCGGTGAGCCACCTGCAGCGCGCGGTGCTCCGGGGCGGCAGCTTCTGGGCCGCGGGGCTCCGGTCGCTATACCTCGCCACGGCGCTGCTCGTGTGGGTCGTCTTCGGGCCGGCGGCCATGCTTGCCTGCGCCATGCTCACCGTCGCCGTGCTTTACCTGCTGGACTGCAACTCCGTGTCGCTGCACCGCCACCAGTTCACGCCGGCGAGACCGATCATCGTCGCAAATTGATGAACTGAGAAGTTTGTCGCAGCAGAAAATGTGCGTAGTTCAATGAGATCACTTTACTGAAAGGGTTAATTACATTTGTTTTTAATATACGTAGTCATGCCTCGCATCATGGCGCAAAGGCATGGCAAGCAAGATTACTTGTTAAGATTAGCAGGTTGGGCATGACAAACCGATTAAACTGTACGGCACATGTCCACAAACATCTTCATAATATTATTCCACTAGATTACATGAACCGCTACTTATCCTATTTCTCTATCAATTATATATCAGCAATATACAAAGAAGCATTTCGCAGTAAACttatttttctatcaattatgTACGAGCAATATTCAAAGAAGCATTGCACAGTAAGACATAACAATCAATCCATAAAATGCGCTCGACCATACTGCCTACCACTTTCGATGAGCATCTGATTCTTAATCAATTCTTGAAAGTACTATCTTCCAGCATTTGATTCTATGTTTTTAAACTGATCTCTTGATACTACAAACAGCTGAtaaaaaggaaatagagaacTTGAATACAAAAAATCAGTCATAACATATAGCAATTATATGAAACTGAGTTAGCCAAAAAGGTTACACGGTAGCAACAAAAATGGCAATTCCAGCTGATCTTTGGAGCTAGCGTCTACAGGTGGTTTGCAAACACAAATCAGTACAAATACTGCTACAGTGTACACAAACTTACTCACGTGTAATGATCCCACGGATGAAAAAAGCCACAAATAAAACCATCATGAATAGCAACTATAAATGTGTATGTCTGAACATGAAAATGAATAGGCTGATGTCTGAACATGAAAATGAATAGGCTGACGAGGAACATAAACAAACCTTCAATCCAAATTTTGTACATCTGTGAGAATTACATCATATAACCCTCCTAGAAACACTTGCTGCCTACCAATGACACCTGCCTACCAAGTGGAGGTGAGGCCCGCAATTCTTCTCGGGGCTGCTGCGGAAGGGGAGGATGAGGTGGAGGAGCAGGGTAGGGCGGAGGCCAGGCATGGGTGGCGTGTATAAGAGGAGAGGGCGGAGGTGGGAGGTGGAGAGAACGTTGAGGAGAAGGGGGGATGGCGGAAAATAGCAAGCGGGGCGGGCGGATGGACGCGCCGCGCCCCGCTGACCACCTCGGTGTCTGCTGGGCGTTTTGCTCCTGGGAAGGAACACAAACACATGCGGAGACAGGTGTCCACCCGGCACATGACGCCAGTCACATGCCTACACATGAGGATGGCCCAAGAGCAACTGTGATTGGCAACCAAGCATCTAAGCAAGCAAGATGAATGAAACTGCCTTGACATGGAATCCAACAAAGATGAATGGAACCTCCCTCAGTGTCAAAGTCGAACAATGGACAGGAACTTTGTTTGTTCAAGTCTGTTGTTCGACATGTAAACAGTAGGTGCAGCTCATGCCTGATACTGCCAGAGTTTAGGACGGGTGAAAAGCTGTAATTTGTGGCAAGTGAGCAGCGCTACAATACACCATCAAGATGTGCGTGCATGTTCATGTTTAGTGGCCAAACATGTCAGGACAGAGTTACCAGAAATCTTAAATAAGGCGTTGAAACATGAAGAGGTTTAGTTTAGTTGTAAGGCTTTCATCATCAAGTTGTCATGTAATCCCTGAAACTATGTGTTATGTAGTAGCTATCAACTGATATGAAGGACTGCAGAGAAATACAACTTACATCACAGAAAGATGTGCAGGCTCTGAAGATCCATCCAGTAGAATGAACAAAAAAAAACTTCAGCTCCATGAATCCACAGAGTTGCCTGCTCCTCGCAGGTAACTAGATCAGATGCATGATATGAATTGGTGTTTTCACATCATACTCTCCTTGCAACCAGATAGCAGCACCTGACTGATCATGCAAAGCGTACCTGAGCTGATGGAAGAACCATTCGTGTTGACATCAAAGTCATTCTGACAGAAATGGCATGACAATATATTCTTGCAGTTGCATTCTCTGGCTTGGTTTGCCGACACCAGTTATATTCAAGTCAATGGAGAATGTTTCACTGAATAGCACCATCCTTTGAATACTCCAATGCACCTGATAACAGGAAAGCAAGTAGTTTCAACTTTTTTTTATTCTTCATCCGTAGAAAATTACTAACAAGATGGTTGTTGTTTTTCAGTACTTCACACCTAAGCTGATGGTTCTCCCTCTGACCTCTACCTATTGACAAACTACAAGGGATGCATCTTTGTTTTCCAAGGTTTCTCCAACAGACAAATGCTAGCATAACTGTCCAGGTACAGTCCATGTGAGACTAGAACATGCACTCTGTAGATTTGTTCTCTCTCTAGAAACCTTTTGTGTTTTCCATCTGGAGGTATGGATCTCAGTACTCACAAATAAACTGAAATCCCTAAGTAACGTATCAAATCACCAGGATAATCTTTCCAAACCATAACTAAAGTAAAAGGCCTAGTGGCTAACATGGCCAGGTCCAAACAACAGGATGCCCCTATGTTTGTCTGTAGTCTGCATTGCATGATCATGATTTCAACATCCACAGGACCACAGTCCACTATATTTCCTTTAGAATTTCTTTGCACGTATATCTACTCATCATTACCAGTAATCACCACATGAACATGAACCATCTCTAAAATGGTGAAAACGGTTAGAATCACGCAATATGATCAGCCGGCCCTCAATAGCAGATATATACTTGAAAGCAGTATGACAGTCTTCGCAGACTCTCAGGTTTTTTATCACCCTGATGGGCCTCCCAGGAGGAATTTTAAGAATACCATAAGCAACAGCAAGCTTCTCGCTATGATACTTGAGCATGtgctccttctcttcctcctccacaTCATGCAAAACCATATCTGTAGCAGATACATAGTCTGCCTTTTTCATCCTCATGTCAAGGTCTTCCAGGAAAGCATATATGTCTTCTTTCTCAGGATGTACACAATCACCCACTGAGACAATGTGGACTTTGTTCTGCACTTCAATCCAACTGAATCCCGGAACCATAACTCTCATACATCATAACTCTCATCTTGTCCACATCACGCCATTTGCCAGAGGATGCATATATATTTGAAAGCAAGACATACATGCCAGCATTTTCAGGTTCCAACTCAAATATTTTCTCAGCTGCACTCCTGCCTAGTTCAGAGTTGCGGTGTATCCTACTAGCACCAAGTAACGCACCCCAGATGGTAGAGTCAGGCTCAAAAGGCATGTCCTTCATAAGATTAACTGCTTCATCCAATCTTCCAGCCCATCCAAGAAGGTCTATCATACAAGTGTAATGTTCAGGTTTCACTGTCACACCAAAATCGTGGTGCATTGAATAAAAGTATGAAATGCCTTTCTCAACCAAACCAGAGTGACTACATGCTGCAAGTACTCCAACCTGAAAGTCAGATTAACCAAAAACTTTAGATCACAAGAGAACATCTATTATTGATTTTAAGTTTTACTACACCTAGCCAACGTCCTGTAGGCTTCTTCAGTTAATGTTGTCCAAAAAAGAAGACACATGCAGACATCATAGTACATGACTTTACTACAAAGAAAGATATATAGATAAATACTACATTCGTCCCAGAATAtagctatttttagattttctCCAAGTCAAACCTTTGTAAACTTTGATAGTAGATGGTAAAAAAAATAAAGATTGACAACATAAAAATAATATTAGTTTATTCATAATGAAACCAACTATCATAATGTGTAACTTTTTCTATTTAaaagtaattatttttgaagatATTATTGGTCAAAGATGAAAATGTTTGACTTTGACCAAGTCTAAAAGTTGTTATATTTTGGGACGGAGGTAGTATTAAAGTATCATGAAGTAGATATTGATCCCTAAAGCGAAACTAATTGCATCTAGTGTAACTTGTCCATGCAACAAACTTAAAGGACAGCTTTCCGTGTCCAGAAAGAATGTTCTTACCAAAGTAATATCATCTGGCTTGGTAGAAGTCTTCCTCATTGTATCAAAAACCTCAAGAGCTTCCTTGCCAAAACCATGCCGTGCGTATCCTGCAATCATAGTATTCCATGAAACAACATCCCTCTCCTCCATCTCCTCAAATGCATTGTGAGCTTCCTCCATTTTCCCACATTTGAAGTACATATCTAGGAGTGCATTTCCCACAAAGCAGCCCACACCGTAACCAGCCTTAATCAACCTACTATGCAGCTGCATTCCACATTCAAGTGCAGCAATGTCAGCACATGTGCTCAAAACACAAGCAAATGCTGACCTATTCACCCACTCACCACAACGCCCCATCCCTTTGAACAACTGCAGGGTTTCCTCACTGAAACCACCTTGCGAATATGCAGCCAGCATTGCAGCCCATGAGACTGCATCTTTCTGTGGCATGATGTCAAAAATGTCCCTTGCCTCCTCCAACATCCCAGCCTGAGCGTACCCTGTCAACATTGTGTTCCATGAAGCCACATTCCTGCAGGGCATGGCATCAAACAACTCCTTCG is part of the Panicum hallii strain FIL2 chromosome 2, PHallii_v3.1, whole genome shotgun sequence genome and encodes:
- the LOC112882271 gene encoding uncharacterized protein LOC112882271; translated protein: MWQIKRARQEDHKNPEIDSHKLKLIRGVEGTGEMMLGKSSADLFLVPSALAIMVGYHLLLLHRIIRRPHTTVIGYENHNKLAWVQRMAQTTEPEEAALALSVISDGVSASTTLASLCIALASLIGAWVSSSTPAAVTSGGSGTSDAAAAAKYAWLLACFLASFTCFVQSAGCYVHASFLISALGSDAPVSHLQRAVLRGGSFWAAGLRSLYLATALLVWVVFGPAAMLACAMLTVAVLYLLDCNSVSLHRHQFTPARPIIVAN